In a single window of the Elaeis guineensis isolate ETL-2024a chromosome 8, EG11, whole genome shotgun sequence genome:
- the LOC140851188 gene encoding secreted RxLR effector protein 161-like, giving the protein MERIPYASIVGSLMYAQTCTRPNISFAIGILERYQSNPGLDHWKDAKKILRYLQETKDHMLTYKTSDHLEVIRYSDSDFFGCVDTRKSTFDYLFLLAGGVWGLGVVDNIARSLKIYCDNFAVVFFSKNKYSKGAKHLELKYFVVKEEVQK; this is encoded by the exons ATGGAAAGAATTCCTTATGCATCTAttgttgggagcttgatgtatgcacaAACTTGTACTAGACCTAACATCAGTTTTGCTATTGGAATACTGGAAAGGTATCAAAGTAATCCTGGATTGGATCACTGGAAGGATGCAaagaaaattcttagatatttGCAAGAGACGAAAGATCACATGCTCACTTACAAGACATCTGATCATTTAGAGGTGATTCGATATTCAGATTCAGACTTTTTCGGATGTGTGGATACTAGAAAATCCACATTTGATTATTTGTTTCTCTTGGCTGGAGGGGTATGGG GACTTGGGGTTGTCGACAATATTGCCAGGTCACTGAAGATTTACTGTGATAATTTTGCAGTAGTTTTCTTCTCCAAAAACAAGTATTCCAAGGGTGCTAAACATTTGGAATTGAAATACTTTGTTGTTAAAGAAGAAGTTCAGAAATGA